In one window of Brassica rapa cultivar Chiifu-401-42 chromosome A07, CAAS_Brap_v3.01, whole genome shotgun sequence DNA:
- the LOC103830426 gene encoding uncharacterized protein LOC103830426 has protein sequence MAKQRRVLSVSSNRTRVSPYPLRSSRTKKEKEPELPIQTEGPSQWEDVRCVICQEPPHNAVLLRCSSSSTGCRAYMCDTSARHSNCFKQYRLKNMNRLTKAFNCPYCRGEVHETMKVSGAMRYLNAKPRGCAFEGCVFSGSYSQLKNHLKAEHPGFTGPVVDQRRHLAWEQMQRAAEYTEVMTAAGIPHSPQVVQRYSLASYPIEVNGVAHDRMLFNLPPNPVIRLNINGVEHDQFPHNLPPNPMIRISISGVVRNLSLGVR, from the coding sequence ATGGCTAAGCAGAGACGTGTATTGTCAGTTTCAAGCAACAGGACAAGAGTATCACCGTACCCACTTCGCTCTTCAAGGACCAAGAAAGAGAAAGAACCTGAGCTGCCTATCCAGACAGAAGGCCCAAGCCAATGGGAAGATGTCCGGTGTGTAATCTGTCAGGAACCGCCGCACAACGCCGTCCTCTTGCGCTGCTCTTCCTCATCCACCGGATGCCGTGCTTACATGTGTGACACGAGCGCTCGTCATTCCAACTGTTTCAAGCAGTACCGCTTGAAAAACATGAACCGCTTGACCAAAGCCTTCAACTGTCCTTACTGCAGAGGAGAGGTTCACGAGACGATGAAGGTGTCTGGAGCGATGAGATATCTGAACGCTAAACCGAGGGGCTGCGCTTTCGAGGGCTGTGTCTTCTCGGGGAGCTATTCGCAGCTTAAGAACCACTTGAAAGCTGAGCACCCTGGCTTCACCGGACCAGTGGTGGACCAGAGGAGACATTTGGCGTGGGAACAGATGCAGAGAGCTGCGGAGTACACTGAAGTGATGACTGCAGCTGGTATTCCACATAGCCCCCAGGTTGTGCAGCGATACAGTCTTGCTTCTTATCCGATTGAGGTGAATGGAGTAGCGCATGACCGTATGCTGTTTAATCTCCCTCCAAATCCGGTGATTCGTCTCAACATCAATGGAGTGGAGCATGATCAGTTTCCGCACAATCTTCCTCCTAATCCGATGATTCGTATTAGTATCAGTGGAGTGGTGCGTAACCTTTCTTTGGGGGTCAGGTAA
- the LOC103830427 gene encoding uncharacterized protein LOC103830427, whose protein sequence is MYQEAALLLALLCVSSNVAVSAPIRDGLLPNGNFEIGPKPSQLKGSVVKERNAVAHWDMTGFVEYIKAGQKQDDMVLVVPEGSSAVRLGNEASISQKISVRSGRLYSITFSAARTCAQDERLNISVTHESGVIPIQTMYGSDGWDSYSWAFKAGGPEIVIRIHNPGREEQPACGPLIDAVAIKALFPPRFSGYNLIKNGNFEEGPYVFSTAKWGVLIPPFIEDDNSPLPGWIIESLKAVKYVDKAHFFVPEGHRAIELVGGKESAVSQIVRTSPNKFYALTFNVGDARDGCEGPMAVEAFAGRGKTLVEYVSKGKGGFKRGRLVFKAVSARTRVTFLSTFYHMKNDHSGSLCGPVVDDVRLVAVKTLREKKDIYSQELRVTNKILQDQEQSGGKLASQPVLRMR, encoded by the exons ATGTATCAAGAAGCCGCACTTCTCTTAGCGCTACTCTGCGTTTCTTCTAATGTCGCCGTGTCTGCTCCAATCCGCGACG GTTTATTACCAAACGGTAATTTCGAGATAGGTCCAAAACCGTCCCAACTGAAAGGATCCGTTGTTAAGGAACGAAACGCCGTTGCTCATTGGGACATGACCGGCTTCGTGGAGTACATCAAAGCTGGTCAGAAACAAGACGACATGGTTTTGGTCGTACCGGAAGGCTCATCAGCCGTCAGGTTAGGCAACGAGGCCTCAATATCCCAGAAAATATCCGTACGATCAGGTCGTCTATATTCGATTACGTTCAGCGCCGCTCGAACTTGCGCTCAGGACGAGCGGCTTAACATCTCCGTCACGCATGAGTCTGGTGTCATCCCTATCCAGACAATGTACGGCAGCGATGGCTGGGACTCCTACTCATGGGCTTTTAAAGCTGGTGGACCCGAAATCGTGATCCGGATCCATAACCCGGGTCGTGAGGAGCAGCCGGCTTGTGGACCGTTGATCGATGCCGTTGCTATCAAGGCTTTGTTCCCTCCAAGATTCTCCGGAT ATAATCTCATAAAGAACGGGAACTTCGAGGAAGGACCTTACGTGTTTTCCACGGCAAAGTGGGGAGTACTGATACCACCTTTCATCGAGGACGATAACAGCCCTTTGCCTGGATGGATAATCGAGTCTCTCAAGGCTGTTAAGTACGTGGACAAGGCACACTTCTTCGTCCCTGAGGGACACAGAGCCATCGAGCTTGTTGGAGGCAAAGAGAGTGCCGTTTCTCAGATCGTGAGGACGTCACCTAACAAATTCTACGCCCTCACTTTCAACGTGGGAGACGCCAGGGACGGTTGCGAGGGACCCATGGCAGTGGAGGCGTTCGCTGGACGGGGCAAGACCCTGGTGGAGTACGTGTCTAAGGGGAAAGGCGGGTTTAAACGGGGAAGGCTTGTGTTCAAGGCGGTGTCGGCGAGGACTCGTGTCACTTTCCTCAGCACGTTTTACCATATGAAGAATGATCACTCTGGCTCGCTTTGTGGTCCGGTCGTCGACGACGTAAGGCTGGTGGCGGTTAAGACACTCCGAG AGAAAAAAGACATTTACTCACAAGAATTGAGAGTCACAAACAAGATCTTACAAGACCAAGAACAAAGTGGAGGAAAGCTAGCGAGTCAGCCTGTTCTACGAATGCGCTAG